In Paralichthys olivaceus isolate ysfri-2021 chromosome 12, ASM2471397v2, whole genome shotgun sequence, the genomic window tggaggaggtggaggaggtgggggagataaggggagggtggagggagTGCACCATGCACGGGCACAGAggtggtggggagggggtgggggtggtgaaGGGAGAGGGTCATGCACGAGAGATAGAGAACAGAGAACACAGTGCATATTCATTAGGATCTGGCAGGTGAACACACGGTGGCAGCAGTGCTGCCATGCTGGGCGAGGGCATTCAGAGGCGTTAATGTGCAGTGTGGCAGGCAGACTACTGGGCCCTGTGGTGAGGTTATTCATCGATGGCACATGTACTTCACAACACAAAGTCAAAAAAACGTCTCTGGACAGTCACAgcttcataaaaacacattcacatcttAACATTCAGATGCTGTGAGAGCTTGTGcatgatttgatttgttgaCATATGATCTGTCACATGACTGTTCCCCTGTCTACACTGATCATGTGATCACTGGGGACGCAGCGGCCCAGAGGAGATCATTTGGTGCTTCCCCTGATAAAAGCTGAAACGTGATTTTACAGTCGGTATGATTCAGCGGCCATGATGAGGTATTAAAGGCTTTTTAAACTTACCATCTTCTTCAGTGACTCAGACTCATTGAACTCTGGCCTGGGATGCGGCtagtgattattattttaagtaATTACCTCTTCGTTGAAGTTTACGGTTTTAAGAAAAAACTCTTCTATATCATATATCTATATGATATAGAAAAGCAGTAAATCCCTATatgtcaaaattaaaaaatatcatttGACCCTTGTCCACATGATTATCAACAGTTCTTGAGATTTCTGTCACTAGatcaatcaattcattaataaacGGAGGCAGAAAGCTTTGACGTGTGGAGACTTAatctaataaaatataaaataaaggcACGAGTTCAGATCCAGATCTTCCTTCAGACGGTCCTCCTCAGGTATTTGTTAACAATAGAGCAGCTCTGGAAGAATGTATGAGGTAATGGTTGCATCCAGGGGAGAGctggggtgaggaggaggaggagggggaggagggtgagCTAAATAAAAACTCATCCATAATTGGTGCTGCTCCTGTCACGGCGAGCACCAGTGTAAACACAGAGTTCTGGGGTCGGAACAGAGCGTAGAAAGGAGGTTTTGTAGAAACAGGCTTGAGTGGGAAGAAACTGTATAAAccagtttctctgttttcattttacctgtagatttcatttcattttaatttagacGCTGACTTCTTTCTTATTCTCCTGCCTTGTGTCACTGCACTTTAAGTCAACCGAGCACTAAGGTCACTCCACAGCCGGAtgcttttcacacacaaactgtttcacTCGACAAACTCGGCATCGTCTGGTTCAAGGATCGATAAAGACCAGCCGCGCCTCGGGAGGCACGACACGATGTGAACGGACCCAGAAAAGATAAATCCTCACCTCAACTTCTTCTTTTTGCTGATGCAGTCTAAATGTATGAAAGACAAACTTGTGACTCCACACGTCAGAAATGGATGAACACATATTTAGAATTAGTGTTCgacattttgagaaatgatTTCTGGCTGAGAATTAAATAAGAAGACTGACACTAGTCTCACATCTGTACGAAAAACAGTGAGAGAGTGAATTCACATATTTTCCCACATGTCAGGCCCTGGATTTAACAACATGAAATCTTTTTGCTCCTGCTCCTGATTCATTAAACGTCTATTTCCCAAAAATCAAACTGCAAATTAGGAGCACACAACCCACGACACGTCCCCTCGCCTCCGCTGCACAGCGACTCAGTTTGACTACTGACCCTGTCGAAGTGGTTGAAGGACGCCCGGAACTCGTTCAGCTGCTCCTGGCTTATGCCTTTAGCGTCTCGCGTCAAGATCTGGTTCTCGATTTCGTTGATGGTGCGGGCGATGGTGGTGAGTAGCTGCTCCCAGCCCACACGGATGTGCTgcggaggagagaaacagagagacgaAGGCAGAGGACGTTTAATCAGGGTCATGGAACAGGTGTGAAGTAAAAGAGTCTCAGGTCAATTACTTTAACTGGGATTAAGCTGTGAGTCAAACACTGGTTGTGGATGATTAGCTGTTTGTTTTATCCGGTGTGGAGGAAACGACTGATGAACTTtacagcagagaaaacagaaagttaCACATGAAACACATAAAAAATCAGAAAGTAGCCACTGACTACCTgattatatttaatgtaaatatttgaattttacTCTGGAAACATAACCCTTCAATTTGgcagtaaaacaaaatgttgcCACAGAACttattattgaaaaaaaatattttggctAATAGAAACTATTCCTGACAGACGGTTCATAGTGTCGCACATGATGAGAAGTATAAAGGTATTTTTGTTCACTGGAGACTGGAGGTTAGTAGAATTAAACTCTTCCTGTAGTCATCTTATCACACTGCCACACCTGGTTCCTCTCTCTGTGGTGAACCTCGACCGTCTGAAAACAATCTGACTCTATTCAACACATTGAGTCGATGTGAAAAAGTGCCGTCTCACCTCCATGGTGTAGTTGGTGTGCTTGTTGTCGAAGATGAGAGCCTCCTGGATGAGCTGGTGGTCTCCCTCCAGCTGGTCGATCTTTGGCTTGTAGTTGACGATGCTCTTCTCGTACTGACGGAGGTTTGTCAGCTGGTCCTCCAGGGTGCCGTGCATCTCGATGGAGATGCGGCCGATTTCCTGcagcggcacacacacacacacacacacaaaaaaaccttaAACCGGATGTATACAGAGGATCATCATATCATCCGACTCATAAATCCAAAAATCCTGTCCATCCTATCGACTCCATACTTAGCAGCTATGTTTTCCAGAACCTGAGAGAAGTGAGTGTTGGCTGTGAAGTACTTTGAATAATGCTGCATTTATTGTGACATTAATGAATTCCTTAGTAACTGCAGTAAGAATAGGAACTAGAATAAAATTAGccaatttagcaaaaaccattAGCCGACCAAACGTAGCAGGCCTCATTCTGAACGTGGTCATTTGACTTGTTTTGCCTCCAGCCACACTGACCTCCATCTTGGTCTGGATCCAGGGCCCGATGACATTGGCCTGGTTTGCAAACTGCCTGCGCAGACGCTCGTTGTTCTGCTGTCGGGCGTGTTCCTCGATCAGAGCCTGGTCGCGCTGCGGCACCAGCTGTCTGACCTACAGGGGgcaggagagagaaggaaacgTCAACTGTGGTAAGATGCATGAATGTGACTctgatgaaaagagaagaatgaAACTTGGAATGAACAGAGaacatgttgatgatgatgaacataAAGAAAATCCTCCACAATCTATCAAAGTCTTTGTGGATTGTCTCGACATTCAGGCTGTGAGTGACAAACAAACTGGAGGACTGTGGCTGTGCAGACACAAACTACCAGATTAGATCTTCCTTCATTGATCTCATTACCTTGTCCCATTTGGCGTTAATCTCCTGCGGGTTGATGGTGGTGTAGGGGTTGGTCCCGGCCATATTCACATGATAAGTCTGCACAATCTTGGCGATCTCATTGTGGATGCCCAGGATGGCCTGGCGCTCCTTGTCCGCCTCCGGCAGCGTGGCTTTGAACTGCTCGTGGGCTGTGCTCAATCCCTGGGACAcgaaattcaaaaataaaacacattaacatcAACGGTTTTCATCGTGGTTTTCCTTCTCttaatttagaaaatgaaacatcctgtggttttctttctgaacgtcTCAGTGACACAGAACTAGTTTTTTAATTTAGACAACTTCTCTCAAGTCGTCTTAGAAACTATTACTATTCTGTGACCGGACAAAAGTTAGTGATCACTTTCATTCATGCAACTCTTTCGTATCTATCAGGAGAATactgaaattttaaaaacaagaagtTCCAGGTTTACGGGGGAGGGGGTTGCACCATAAATATTTCTGGCCTTGGTATATCTGCTTATCTTTCTTCCCACAGTAAAACCACACAGATGtcattttttacagtttggCAGATCTACTTGGAGCCAGTTTAGCTAAGATAACCTGCGTTTTACTCCGACATCGTATTTATTAAACATCAattttctctgatgtttgtccaagtgttcatgtttctggcGCGTGATTGGCTGAGAGTGTGTATCAGCAGGGCGTCGACATTGCGGCTCCACAGATAATCTCTTTGGTGCCAGATGGCAGCTTCGtattcaggatattttagctATTTTAGCTTTTTTCTGGGTAATTAAGAGACAAGCAGAAGTGTTATCCATCTTTCTCTCGAGTCCATTATCTAACCCACCAGTGAGCATTTTTCCCCAAATGTCAAACTACTGCTTTAAATTCTCTGCAACATATTTATTCTGTGATGAAATGAAACTCCTCTGCGAgttctcctctctgtgctcaCCTGAATTTCTTCGATGGTGTGGACGATAAAGGTGTCCTGCAGGTCCTCCATGGCTCCTTCCATCCAGTTGTTGAATGGAGCCGCTCTTTTGGCAAACTCAAGGTACAGTTGGTCGATGGTTTCAAGCAGCTTCTCGGTTCTCTGTAAAAGAAAATTCAAAGGTTTTTCTTTATCGATCTTCAGAGTGTTGAGGAGAGAAAGTTGAGGATTCACAGAGAACAATGCAGATGGATTCAGGGGGTTCTACTTTTTTAACAGATAAAAATCTGCAGATTTTAAAGGGTCCTCAGACCCGGGAGGAGAAGCCTGAAAATCACTGATCTGGTGAAAACTGATGAAGACGGGAATTTAAAACGAGAGATGGGAATTTGAGGAGTTAGAAATTCAACTCGTCTCACCTGCAAAGCCTCGCTGCGTTTCTGGGTCAGAGCTCCCAGTGCGTCCCACTGGTCGCAGATCCGCTGGCAGCGAGCGTTTACACTGGGGGAGTCGTAGTAGTCCAGCTCACTGGAGCACAAACAGACGAGAACACAGGAGATTTATCATCATTGTCTCTGTAATAACCACAGTTTTGGACTGAATCTGGTGaattcacttgtttttttctgaaccaTCATGCACTGTAACGCCTCTGCGTTCCTGCTGCGACTCTGTTCATTAtcttgattgtttgtttttctgtggtgtgaaggttttttttttaacgggCCCCTGAAGGGATTCTTTGAGGgttatgtttcttttcttctttatttttggttactcacacagaaaaatgaagaaaattcaAACCTATCCTTTTGATGTGAACATATGAATTATAATAAAGTTTGAGATCATTATAGAGAGATGATTAGTACAACCATGGTAGAAAGAGTTACTGGGAATACTTTCAGTGCATTCATCCCTGTTCtattctttctttccatctttctACCATCGACCCTGCCTCTGTTCTGTCGCCTCTCACTTTAACTCCTGTGCGATGGCTGCGATCTGCTCCACGCGATCCTGGTGCGCAGCCAGGTCGCTCTCAAAGGCCTCGTGTTTCTTCAGCAGGGCCTTGATCTCCGACAGAGAGGCCGTCTCGTAGTCACGCTTCTGCAGCATCTCCTCCTTacctgcaggggggggggggggtactttatttattccaaACTAAAGTTGATCAACAGTGACACTTGTCTGGATAACGAACTGTTCAAGACCTAAGTGGTTCTCAGCTCCTTTTAACATTCTCAGTACCTTCAGTCCAAGCCTCATGGATCGCTGCTTTTTGGCGGAATTTCTCTGCCAGGTGGTCGAGTCTTTCCAGCCTGCGAATCTCGTTTAGGAGCCACTCTTCATAGCCCTTCTCCGCTCCCTCCAGATTCCCCCAGGCATTGTTAATGTCCTGGATGAGGCAGAAGAGAAATGTATTCACaccagacacagaaataaacataaGAGTGGAATCAGGTGTAAATTAGGTGAGGTCTACAAATAGTGGGTATTTATCTGTCAAACTAAAGTGAAACCTGCTTTGACAGATATGTTTAGACACTTGTGAACTTCGGaaacatgaatgaaacacaaaaccatcatcatcacccaaTTAAAAAATGATGTGAGGATCTTGTTGGCTAACAGTTGTTTATTTACACGTCCTGTAAATATGGATTTTCTTGCTGCTTCTGACTTAAAAAGGTTTcgactgtaaaaacaaaactattcaCTGAAATATGGAACCTTGTTCACATTGTACTGAGTAATTTGACCCattgtaaatatgaaaaaatgacCACAgcttgaaaaagaaatgacacTTTGTTGATAtttcaaaaacagaaatatgaacaTGCAATTGTGTGACTCTATAAATACACAACTATATACAATTTCAATCTTTGGTTTACAGGTTTTAAAAGTGTTCTGGCTGCGTCCTATATACTTATACTGAAGGTCATGAGGATCTATGTTATATTCAGGCTGTTAAAGTAACCAAGTGAGACCCAGGATAAAAATGTCCCCTGACATCATGTGATTCAAGGAAGTTGAAGTTACTCACAAAAGCTTGTCTTGGCCTGAGGGAACAAAACTTTCTTAAACTGAGTGTTTCTGAGTCTTGGTGACCTACCGACACCATCTTTCCCTCTGAGGGCATGAAGGCGGGCCTGTTGCTGAGCCTCAGCTTGGTCTGCAGGGTGTTGAAGTTGATCTCCAGCTGGCACTTCTCCTGCACTTTGGGCGGCTTGTGGAGGCGGCGGTAATCTCTGAAGTCCTCCAGCTTCTGCTGCATGGCCTGCATGGTGTTCTCGGGCAAGCGGTTCTCCAGCCAGGGAATAGTACGACGGATCCACTCCAGCAGCTGgcgtgtgtgagagtgtgtgtgtgtgtgtgtgtgtgtgtgtgtgtgtgtgtgtgtggtaaaggtGGAGaataagaggaagaaaatggaggaaaaacaagTTCAAGGACAAGAAGCCGGTCAGAGTGGCAAAGGAGAACCGTGCAAACAGAAGAGAAATGCAGAATGGTGATTgatggagaggaaagagaggaagtaaATGAGATGTAGTGGATGTGATtaatgtgtggaaaaaaaataaaagggtaAGATACTTGGTTAGCTGAGTTGTTTTTATCAATTCTTCAAATTCAACTCTGAGAACATTTAATTTCTGATTTGGTCCATAACTGAGTTTTTGATGTTTTATCACATCAACACTTTCCCTTCAAACtataaactaaaaccaaaccTGAGCTTAGACAGACCCACTGACAGTGAATGCATCACATGGAAGTCTTCCATCGATAATGTAACTTTGACGACccgaggaaaaataaaatgctcaCTATGACGGAATACACACTTCTCTCACTGATGATCATTTTCACTATCAGTTAATCTGCAGATCTCAATTCATAGATGAATCATTTGGTCAGAAAATACTTTAAGATAAAACTGGAGCCAAATTCTTCATATTACTTTTTTGGCTCGACTAACAGTTTAAAACTGAAAGTCACAACTAcatgagacaaagaaaagcagttatcaaaacaaatgatttcaGTTTGAATAATGATAGTTTCAAGTCTCTGCTACTCAAAGTCTGCCTTTATCAAcctaaatatgtaaaaaacagaaaacgagttgaagaaaagtattttaaacaagttaaaacaggaaaaaactaGTTTATAATCTTTGAGAAATCTACTTCTTTGATGCATCTGTGTGCTAAAGCCTCAGAGCCACAGTGTTTATCTTGCTGGAGCATGTTTGTGGCCTCTAACCCTGCACCTGCACGGAGCACAGACACCCCTGGGctgagggaggtgggggagtgACTCAACAAGGGGGGAGAGAGCGGGGACAGTGGTGGTGCAGGACAATCACAGGAGAATGGGGGTGTGCTCACATCACTGGCCAGCTTCTCATAGTCTTCCATCAGCTGCTCATTCTCTTGGTTGACGGCCAGCACCTTGCAGATCCTGTTGGCCGCCGTCTCCGCCTGGATGACGAGGACGATGGGAGAAAGAGGGTGAGACGCAGGAAAAGTCACTGAGCTCTGGTgttattctgtgtttgtgtgctgtacCTGGGGTGTGCTGCATGAAATTAAAGCAATGCATTTATTTGACTTGCATATCCGCCTACACTACAGAACATTTCCCAAACAAGTAGTTTCTTGGGGGATGAAGCAATGGATGAGCAACAATGCTGCAAGCAAGTAAAAACAGGGCGTCCTGCTGTTCGCCGTTATCTGTGTATCGCTGTCTGAGCTTGTGTGTTGCAACGTGAATGTCACAAAAATGTCCAAAGATTAATAATCTTTTTCCAGCAGGAGGGACTCCGGAGAGTCATCACATTGTACCTGCTGTCAGGTGTAGGGGCACCTTTCTCTCTGCACCACTGTCTTTTTATAGAGCAGCAGCGAAAACAGTGTGTTATTTCAGCCTCTCAGCCGACACACAGAGActggagggagaaagaaagaggctcCTGAGAGAATAGGAAAATAAAACCAGcccagaagggggggggggggagaaaagagagagactcATCCATGACACAACACTTCCTCAACACGGCCTGTCATTCTTCATCACTACGCTGGAAATGCATGAGCGAAGCagagtttccatgacaacatgTAGTCAGACGAGTGGTCGTGGTCAGAAAACTCATTGAAAACCAGAGCAAAGGTTTTTTATAGTGAAAATAGAGGAAGAGATTTAAGCATCATGCATAAAGTCtggatcattttctttttctccatcacCATTTTAGAGTATTGAGTTTACAGAGCCTCAAATTATAACAAACTTACTAACCTGTACTGAATCATGTCTGGGCCAAtacaacaatatcaataattaccTCGATATATTACTAATGCGCAGTGAaggcacagtgaggaggtatcaCACGTAAGCTTGTGAATGTCTGAACAAAAGTTTAAAACCttcacaaccttcactcaggagtaaaacaaatctgtcattaaatttgaaaataaaaaatgatgtgACATTTATGGTGACAATTATCTGAGATAACCAGCCCTGCTTTCATGGGGACAGAATTTCAACCGGAACAGTTCAATATTTTGAGAAATATATTTGTAGGAGCCATGAGTGAAGTCAACTGTTATGTAATTAGCCTGTTTTTGTCTGgtgttattgttttttgatATAATTCTTCATTATGATCAAAGTGATCGTAACGTTGGGTCATGTTCATATGTCGGTGGTGATAACTCATAGTTTGTTGACCGCACTTTGTTATTTTGCTCATAATCTCATCACATTATAAATAAATtgagctttatttatttattttatcataaatCATCTTTGTGAAATATTCTGGATCTCAGTGGATCTCTGTTTAGACTCTCAGcaatctttttaatttattcactgAAGTCACCAGAACAtaaattcactttttcttctgctgctggagcAAAGAGTCCATCAGTAAATAACTGCACATGTGGTCTTTAAACTCTTTAAAGTTTAAgctcaaaataaataacaatgtgGCTTTCAtagtgataattattgatatcgaCTGATGCGCCCAGTTTTACACTGAATCAGCCCAAACTGTGCCGCTGTCATTTCCACTGTAAAAAAGCTCGACAGGGAAACACATGGGTTGAAAATGGAGCGTAATTTCGCAGCCATGTCCTTTTAGAGAGAACAGACCCACAGTGAGGTCGACTTGAATCTTCCCTCCCACAGCTCAGAGCCTGGAGTCCCACACAGACGACAGCTTCCAGCCTCCTTTGTGAAAAGATCACAGGGAAACTTGGCTCGGTGGGAGACGTGCTGCGGGGGGGCTACACCGGGAGCAGCAGGCCAGCTGCCTTAAAAGGAGAGCCAGGATGTGCAGGTCGTGCTTCTGTGAGCAAATGTTTGCACACTCGGCCTGTTTACTGAAAAGCCCCGACAGCCAGGAGCGCTCTTATGAATGACTTTGTCCTGACATCAGAGGCAGCG contains:
- the actn1 gene encoding alpha-actinin-1 isoform X2, with translation MDQYDGDENYMPQEDDWDRDLLLDPAWEKQQRKTFTAWCNSHLRKAGTQIENIEEDFRDGLKLMLLLEVISGERLAKPERGKMRVHKISNVNKALDFIAGKGVKLVSIGAEEIVDGNAKMTLGMIWTIILRFAIQDISVEETSAKEGLLLWCQRKTAPYKNVNIQNFHISWKDGLGFCALIHRHRPELIDYGKLRKDDPMTNLNTAFDVAEKYLDIPKMLDAEDIISTLRPDEKAVMTYVSCYYHAFSGKQKAETAANRICKVLAVNQENEQLMEDYEKLASDLLEWIRRTIPWLENRLPENTMQAMQQKLEDFRDYRRLHKPPKVQEKCQLEINFNTLQTKLRLSNRPAFMPSEGKMVSDINNAWGNLEGAEKGYEEWLLNEIRRLERLDHLAEKFRQKAAIHEAWTEGKEEMLQKRDYETASLSEIKALLKKHEAFESDLAAHQDRVEQIAAIAQELNELDYYDSPSVNARCQRICDQWDALGALTQKRSEALQRTEKLLETIDQLYLEFAKRAAPFNNWMEGAMEDLQDTFIVHTIEEIQGLSTAHEQFKATLPEADKERQAILGIHNEIAKIVQTYHVNMAGTNPYTTINPQEINAKWDKVRQLVPQRDQALIEEHARQQNNERLRRQFANQANVIGPWIQTKMEEIGRISIEMHGTLEDQLTNLRQYEKSIVNYKPKIDQLEGDHQLIQEALIFDNKHTNYTMEHIRVGWEQLLTTIARTINEIENQILTRDAKGISQEQLNEFRASFNHFDRDRSGTLGAEEFKACLISLGFDIANDAQKRTGIMDAEDFKTCLISMGYNLGENEFSRIMSIVDPNRMGLVTFQAFIDFMSRETADTDTADQVMASFKVLAGDKNYILADELRRELPPDQAEYCMARMAPYTGPDAVPGALDYMSFSTALYGESDL
- the actn1 gene encoding alpha-actinin-1 isoform X1 — encoded protein: MDQYDGDENYMPQEDDWDRDLLLDPAWEKQQRKTFTAWCNSHLRKAGTQIENIEEDFRDGLKLMLLLEVISGERLAKPERGKMRVHKISNVNKALDFIAGKGVKLVSIGAEEIVDGNAKMTLGMIWTIILRFAIQDISVEETSAKEGLLLWCQRKTAPYKNVNIQNFHISWKDGLGFCALIHRHRPELIDYGKLRKDDPMTNLNTAFDVAEKYLDIPKMLDAEDIVGTARPDEKAIMTYVSSFYHAFSGAQKAETAANRICKVLAVNQENEQLMEDYEKLASDLLEWIRRTIPWLENRLPENTMQAMQQKLEDFRDYRRLHKPPKVQEKCQLEINFNTLQTKLRLSNRPAFMPSEGKMVSDINNAWGNLEGAEKGYEEWLLNEIRRLERLDHLAEKFRQKAAIHEAWTEGKEEMLQKRDYETASLSEIKALLKKHEAFESDLAAHQDRVEQIAAIAQELNELDYYDSPSVNARCQRICDQWDALGALTQKRSEALQRTEKLLETIDQLYLEFAKRAAPFNNWMEGAMEDLQDTFIVHTIEEIQGLSTAHEQFKATLPEADKERQAILGIHNEIAKIVQTYHVNMAGTNPYTTINPQEINAKWDKVRQLVPQRDQALIEEHARQQNNERLRRQFANQANVIGPWIQTKMEEIGRISIEMHGTLEDQLTNLRQYEKSIVNYKPKIDQLEGDHQLIQEALIFDNKHTNYTMEHIRVGWEQLLTTIARTINEIENQILTRDAKGISQEQLNEFRASFNHFDRDRSGTLGAEEFKACLISLGFDIANDAQKRTGIMDAEDFKTCLISMGYNLGENEFSRIMSIVDPNRMGLVTFQAFIDFMSRETADTDTADQVMASFKVLAGDKNYILADELRRELPPDQAEYCMARMAPYTGPDAVPGALDYMSFSTALYGESDL
- the actn1 gene encoding alpha-actinin-1 isoform X3; protein product: MDQYDGDENYMPQEDDWDRDLLLDPAWEKQQRKTFTAWCNSHLRKAGTQIENIEEDFRDGLKLMLLLEVISGERLAKPERGKMRVHKISNVNKALDFIAGKGVKLVSIGAEEIVDGNAKMTLGMIWTIILRFAIQDISVEETSAKEGLLLWCQRKTAPYKNVNIQNFHISWKDGLGFCALIHRHRPELIDYGKLRKDDPMTNLNTAFDVAEKYLDIPKMLDAEDIVGTARPDEKAIMTYVSSFYHAFSGAQKAETAANRICKVLAVNQENEQLMEDYEKLASDLLEWIRRTIPWLENRLPENTMQAMQQKLEDFRDYRRLHKPPKVQEKCQLEINFNTLQTKLRLSNRPAFMPSEGKMVSDINNAWGNLEGAEKGYEEWLLNEIRRLERLDHLAEKFRQKAAIHEAWTEGKEEMLQKRDYETASLSEIKALLKKHEAFESDLAAHQDRVEQIAAIAQELNELDYYDSPSVNARCQRICDQWDALGALTQKRSEALQRTEKLLETIDQLYLEFAKRAAPFNNWMEGAMEDLQDTFIVHTIEEIQGLSTAHEQFKATLPEADKERQAILGIHNEIAKIVQTYHVNMAGTNPYTTINPQEINAKWDKVRQLVPQRDQALIEEHARQQNNERLRRQFANQANVIGPWIQTKMEEIGRISIEMHGTLEDQLTNLRQYEKSIVNYKPKIDQLEGDHQLIQEALIFDNKHTNYTMEHIRVGWEQLLTTIARTINEIENQILTRDAKGISQEQLNEFRASFNHFDRDRSGTLGAEEFKACLISLGFDIANDAQGENEFSRIMSIVDPNRMGLVTFQAFIDFMSRETADTDTADQVMASFKVLAGDKNYILADELRRELPPDQAEYCMARMAPYTGPDAVPGALDYMSFSTALYGESDL
- the actn1 gene encoding alpha-actinin-1 isoform X5, yielding MDQYDGDENYMPQEDDWDRDLLLDPAWEKQQRKTFTAWCNSHLRKAGTQIENIEEDFRDGLKLMLLLEVISGERLAKPERGKMRVHKISNVNKALDFIAGKGVKLVSIGAEEIVDGNAKMTLGMIWTIILRFAIQDISVEETSAKEGLLLWCQRKTAPYKNVNIQNFHISWKDGLGFCALIHRHRPELIDYGKLRKDDPMTNLNTAFDVAEKYLDIPKMLDAEDIISTLRPDEKAVMTYVSCYYHAFSGKQKAETAANRICKVLAVNQENEQLMEDYEKLASDLLEWIRRTIPWLENRLPENTMQAMQQKLEDFRDYRRLHKPPKVQEKCQLEINFNTLQTKLRLSNRPAFMPSEGKMVSDINNAWGNLEGAEKGYEEWLLNEIRRLERLDHLAEKFRQKAAIHEAWTEGKEEMLQKRDYETASLSEIKALLKKHEAFESDLAAHQDRVEQIAAIAQELNELDYYDSPSVNARCQRICDQWDALGALTQKRSEALQRTEKLLETIDQLYLEFAKRAAPFNNWMEGAMEDLQDTFIVHTIEEIQGLSTAHEQFKATLPEADKERQAILGIHNEIAKIVQTYHVNMAGTNPYTTINPQEINAKWDKVRQLVPQRDQALIEEHARQQNNERLRRQFANQANVIGPWIQTKMEEIGRISIEMHGTLEDQLTNLRQYEKSIVNYKPKIDQLEGDHQLIQEALIFDNKHTNYTMEHIRVGWEQLLTTIARTINEIENQILTRDAKGISQEQLNEFRASFNHFDRKRTGIMDAEDFKTCLISMGYNLGENEFSRIMSIVDPNRMGLVTFQAFIDFMSRETADTDTADQVMASFKVLAGDKNYILADELRRELPPDQAEYCMARMAPYTGPDAVPGALDYMSFSTALYGESDL
- the actn1 gene encoding alpha-actinin-1 isoform X4; this encodes MDQYDGDENYMPQEDDWDRDLLLDPAWEKQQRKTFTAWCNSHLRKAGTQIENIEEDFRDGLKLMLLLEVISGERLAKPERGKMRVHKISNVNKALDFIAGKGVKLVSIGAEEIVDGNAKMTLGMIWTIILRFAIQDISVEETSAKEGLLLWCQRKTAPYKNVNIQNFHISWKDGLGFCALIHRHRPELIDYGKLRKDDPMTNLNTAFDVAEKYLDIPKMLDAEDIVGTARPDEKAIMTYVSSFYHAFSGAQKAETAANRICKVLAVNQENEQLMEDYEKLASDLLEWIRRTIPWLENRLPENTMQAMQQKLEDFRDYRRLHKPPKVQEKCQLEINFNTLQTKLRLSNRPAFMPSEGKMVSDINNAWGNLEGAEKGYEEWLLNEIRRLERLDHLAEKFRQKAAIHEAWTEGKEEMLQKRDYETASLSEIKALLKKHEAFESDLAAHQDRVEQIAAIAQELNELDYYDSPSVNARCQRICDQWDALGALTQKRSEALQRTEKLLETIDQLYLEFAKRAAPFNNWMEGAMEDLQDTFIVHTIEEIQGLSTAHEQFKATLPEADKERQAILGIHNEIAKIVQTYHVNMAGTNPYTTINPQEINAKWDKVRQLVPQRDQALIEEHARQQNNERLRRQFANQANVIGPWIQTKMEEIGRISIEMHGTLEDQLTNLRQYEKSIVNYKPKIDQLEGDHQLIQEALIFDNKHTNYTMEHIRVGWEQLLTTIARTINEIENQILTRDAKGISQEQLNEFRASFNHFDRKRTGIMDAEDFKTCLISMGYNLGENEFSRIMSIVDPNRMGLVTFQAFIDFMSRETADTDTADQVMASFKVLAGDKNYILADELRRELPPDQAEYCMARMAPYTGPDAVPGALDYMSFSTALYGESDL